Genomic DNA from uncultured Desulfuromusa sp.:
ATCAGTGGACCGGGGGAAGAACAGCTGTCGCCACCGGTCAGAACGACACCGTAGGTTTTGGCTTCTGTCAGAAACCCGGAGAGAAGTTCTTTAATCTCACTATCGCTGATGGTTCGGGGGCGACCTATCCCCAGAAATAAGGACAGCGGAGTTCCTCCCATGGCGGCAATGTCACTGATATTGACTGCGGCAGACTTCCGACCCAGATCAAACATGTTGGTCCATTGGCGTTTAAAATGGATATCTTCAATCAGGAGATCAACACTGGTTAGCAAATCACGTTCAGCTTTCTGAGGTTGAATTGAGCAATCATCACCAATCCCCAGAGAAAGATGCTCTCCGCTGCCTGCTTGCTGCTGGATCCAATGGATAAGCTCAAATTCTTCGAGCTTTTTTTGATCTGTATTGGCCATAAGTTTGCCTTTTGTTAATTTTTCTGCGTTAATTATTATTTTTCTTTCACCTTATGTCAAGAAAAGCCTCCCTGGAAACAAAAAAAGGGTCTTCAGTGATGACCGAAGACCCTTTTTACTACTGCTGAGTTTGTAGCTAGACGGAAGGTTTAAATTTTTGGCCCTGCCTGGGTAAAGTCAAAATCATCGTTATCGGTGATGTATTTTTTGAAGTTTTCCACAAACATTCCAGCCAGTTTTTTGGCCGTCTGGTCAAAGTTGTCCTTGTCCGGCCAGGCATTGCGTGGATTCAATAGATCTGTCTCAACCCCGGTCAGCTCTTTAGGAATACTTAACTCAAAAAAACGTGTTTGTTCAAAGTCACAACTCTTGATACTGCCATCAAGAATCGCATTCACGCATGCACGTGTCCCCTTGATGCTCATCCGTTTACCGACACCATAACCGCCGCCAACCCAGCCGGTATTAACCAGATAGGCATTGACATTGTATTTATCCATCTTCTCACCTAAGAGCTTGGCATAAGCTGTTGGATGAAGCGGCAGGAACGCTTCACCGAAGCAAGCGGAAAAGGCGGCCTGTGGTTCAGTAATGCCTCGCTCGGTTCCAGCTACCTTGGCCGTATAGCCGGAGAGGAAATAGTACATGGCTTGTTCTTTGCTCAGTTTGGAAACGGGAGGGAGGACACCAAAAGCGTCACAGGTGAGGAAAATAATATTATCAGGGTGCCCAGCCATAAGGGTTGGTTCATGGTTCTCAATGTGTTCAATCGGATATGACACCCGGGTGTTTTCAGTTTTAGAGCTATCGCTGTAGTCGATAATTCCGTCTTCATTATAAACAACATTTTCCAGCAAAGCGTCACGCTTGATGGCACTGAAGATTTCCGGTTCACTTTCCGGGGACAGATCAATCGTTTTTGCATAACAGCCACCTTCAAAATTGAAGATGCCGTCATCATCCCAACCGTGCTCATCATCACCAATCAGCTTGCGGGCAGCATCGGTCGAGAGGGTTGTTTTTCCGGTACCGGAGAGGCCAAAAAAGAGGCAGACATCGCCATCTTTGCCGACATTGGCACTGCAATGCATCGAAAGAATTTTTTCCAGCGGCATCCAGTAGTTCATCATCGTGAAGATACCTTTTTTCATTTCTCCGCCATACCATGAGCCACCGATAATGGCGACGTTTTTTTCAATATTGAAGATAACAAAAACTTCTGAATTCAGACCGTGTCGCTCCCAGTTTTTGTTCGAGATACTGGCAGCATTATAAACGGTAAAATCCGGGCTAAAACCTTCCAGTTGAGCTTCAGTTGGGCGGATAAACATGTTCTTGATAAAATGGGATTGCCAGGCAATTTCGGTTACAAATCTGATTTTACGTGTTGTCTGTGGATTGGCACCGCTGAAACCATCAGCGACATAAACATCTTTGCCCGACAGATAATCAATAACTTCAGCATAAAGCTCATCAAAAATGGCTTCAGAAACCGGCTGGTTAATATTACCCCAGGAAATGTTTTTCTGAGATGGGTCTTGCTGTACAAAATACTTGTCCTTAGGTGAACGACCGGTAAATTTACCGGTATCAACCATCATCGTTCCATTTGCTGAAAGTGCCCCCTCATTGTTTTTTGTCTCATGTTCAAATAGTTCATCATAATCGAGATTATGGTAAACTTTGCCGACACTCTTCAGTCCCAAACCCGCTGCGGTGATATCACTCATCTGCATTCTCCATCTTCTATTATAGTGTTTTAAATTACAAACTAAGGCTCTATAGGGGGTCAATATCTTTTAAAGATTGTTTTTGACTAATTCCTGACCTTTAAACGCACAATTATATCCTACTTTAATTTTTTAAACAACCATTGGAAAGCAAGAATAATATAACCTGGTTCTATTGTTTTGTTTGCGAAATCAAACCGTTTGGAAAGAGTTTGTCTGGTACCGGAGCCCATTTTATGATTGCGTTTATTGGTGTGTGACTCATTTTTCTACGGTTCCAGCTGGAAAAGGGTGTTTTTCGGATTTATCAGGATGACTTTGGGTTCTGTGATGATACAATCCATTAAATAACTGATTCCTTAAACCTTCTGCGAGGAAACTATGAAAGTTTTTATAACTGGTGGAAGCGGTTTTGTCGGTCGCACCATGATTCGACAATTATTGAATGATGGTCATTCTGTATGCGCCTTGGTAAGAACCGAGGGAGCTCTTGCCGATTTTGATGGAGTCGAAGAGGTTGTCGGTGATACCACGCGATCTGAGACGTTGCAGGAACAATTGTCCGGTTGTGATGCTGTTATTCACCTCGTTGGAATTATTCGAGAAATTCCAAGTCAAAGGGTGACCTTTGAGAAATTACATGTCGAATCAACAGAAAATATTCTCCAGGCAGCGGTAAAACAGGGAGTGAAACGTTTTCTGCAGATGA
This window encodes:
- the pckA gene encoding phosphoenolpyruvate carboxykinase (ATP); amino-acid sequence: MSDITAAGLGLKSVGKVYHNLDYDELFEHETKNNEGALSANGTMMVDTGKFTGRSPKDKYFVQQDPSQKNISWGNINQPVSEAIFDELYAEVIDYLSGKDVYVADGFSGANPQTTRKIRFVTEIAWQSHFIKNMFIRPTEAQLEGFSPDFTVYNAASISNKNWERHGLNSEVFVIFNIEKNVAIIGGSWYGGEMKKGIFTMMNYWMPLEKILSMHCSANVGKDGDVCLFFGLSGTGKTTLSTDAARKLIGDDEHGWDDDGIFNFEGGCYAKTIDLSPESEPEIFSAIKRDALLENVVYNEDGIIDYSDSSKTENTRVSYPIEHIENHEPTLMAGHPDNIIFLTCDAFGVLPPVSKLSKEQAMYYFLSGYTAKVAGTERGITEPQAAFSACFGEAFLPLHPTAYAKLLGEKMDKYNVNAYLVNTGWVGGGYGVGKRMSIKGTRACVNAILDGSIKSCDFEQTRFFELSIPKELTGVETDLLNPRNAWPDKDNFDQTAKKLAGMFVENFKKYITDNDDFDFTQAGPKI